From one Leifsonia sp. 1010 genomic stretch:
- the uvrC gene encoding excinuclease ABC subunit UvrC yields the protein MADTVSYRPKAGEIPTQPGVYRFRDKNRRVLYVGKAKNLRARLSNYFQPLRSLHERTRRMVTTAASVEWTVVGTEYEALQLEYTWIKEFNPPFNVKFRDDKTYPYLAVTLGDRIPRVMITRNRNIKDARYFGPYTKVWAIRETVDLMLKAFPMRSCSDGVYRRAELTGRPCLLGDIGKCAAPCVGRISPGDHKSLAIDFASFMAGNDSGYLRDLNEKMKQAASTMDYESAARHRDAIQALEGVLGKSAVVLPETIDADVFGIAHDELAAAVQQFIVRGGRVRGVRSWVVDKELDMDLGELVETVVQNAYDGPDAPPREIIVPELPDDTAELEQWLTQRRRETPDPSAARGRLTGRVELRTAQRGDKAAIAQTVEMNAKNALILYKTRRSSDFVARSKALNDIQDALGMDDAPLRMECYDVSHLSGTNIVASMVVFEDGLPRKDQYRRFSIPESTDDTESIYQVITRRLAYLKDAPAAAGTAPAVDEETALDAEGAAGADEIVDAAESRRRKFSYPPNLLIVDGGQPQVAAAKRALDESGVTGIQLAGIAKRLEEIWLPDSDFPVILPRNSDALFLIQRLRDEAHRFAITYQRARRKRDIGTVLGEIPGLGPSRVKELLKHFGSVAQLRKATPEQIAEVRGVGPTLATAIFERLAEGGSR from the coding sequence ATGGCAGACACGGTCAGCTACCGGCCGAAGGCCGGCGAGATCCCCACGCAGCCGGGGGTGTACCGGTTCCGTGACAAGAACCGGCGCGTGCTCTACGTGGGCAAGGCGAAGAACCTGCGCGCGCGGCTGAGCAACTACTTCCAGCCGCTGCGCAGCCTCCACGAGCGGACCCGCCGCATGGTCACCACCGCGGCGAGCGTCGAGTGGACGGTCGTCGGCACCGAATACGAGGCGCTCCAGCTGGAGTACACCTGGATCAAGGAGTTCAACCCGCCCTTCAACGTCAAGTTCCGCGACGACAAGACGTACCCGTACCTGGCGGTGACGCTCGGCGACCGCATCCCGCGGGTCATGATCACGCGCAACCGCAACATCAAGGACGCGCGCTACTTCGGCCCGTACACGAAGGTCTGGGCGATCCGCGAGACGGTCGACCTGATGCTGAAAGCGTTCCCGATGCGGAGCTGCTCGGACGGCGTCTACCGTCGCGCGGAGCTCACCGGGCGTCCCTGCCTGCTCGGTGACATCGGCAAGTGCGCTGCGCCGTGTGTCGGCAGGATCTCGCCCGGCGACCACAAGTCGCTCGCGATCGACTTCGCCTCCTTCATGGCGGGCAACGACAGCGGCTACCTGCGCGACCTGAACGAGAAGATGAAGCAGGCGGCCAGCACGATGGACTACGAGTCCGCCGCGCGCCACCGCGATGCCATCCAGGCGCTCGAGGGAGTGCTCGGCAAGAGCGCCGTCGTGCTGCCGGAGACCATCGACGCCGACGTCTTCGGTATCGCCCACGACGAGCTGGCCGCGGCCGTGCAGCAGTTCATCGTGCGTGGCGGCCGTGTCCGCGGTGTGCGCAGCTGGGTGGTCGACAAGGAACTCGACATGGACCTCGGCGAACTGGTCGAGACGGTCGTGCAGAACGCGTACGACGGGCCCGACGCCCCGCCGCGCGAGATCATCGTGCCCGAGCTGCCGGACGACACGGCGGAGCTCGAGCAGTGGCTGACCCAGCGTCGCCGCGAGACGCCCGACCCGTCCGCCGCCCGCGGCCGCCTCACGGGGCGTGTCGAGCTGCGCACAGCGCAGCGCGGCGACAAGGCCGCCATCGCGCAGACGGTCGAGATGAACGCAAAGAACGCGCTCATCCTGTACAAGACCCGGCGGAGCTCGGACTTCGTCGCACGGTCGAAGGCGCTGAACGACATCCAGGACGCCCTCGGCATGGACGACGCCCCGCTCCGGATGGAGTGCTACGACGTCTCGCATCTCAGCGGCACGAACATCGTGGCGTCCATGGTGGTCTTCGAGGACGGCCTGCCGCGCAAGGACCAGTACCGCCGGTTCAGCATCCCTGAGTCGACCGATGACACGGAGTCGATCTACCAGGTCATCACGCGCCGTCTGGCGTACCTGAAGGATGCGCCCGCCGCGGCGGGCACCGCACCCGCCGTCGACGAGGAGACCGCCCTCGACGCAGAAGGTGCGGCCGGTGCGGATGAGATCGTGGATGCCGCCGAGAGCCGCCGCCGCAAGTTCTCGTACCCGCCGAACCTGCTGATCGTCGACGGTGGCCAGCCGCAGGTCGCCGCGGCGAAACGCGCGCTCGACGAGTCCGGCGTGACCGGCATCCAGCTCGCGGGCATCGCGAAGCGCCTGGAGGAGATCTGGCTGCCGGACTCCGACTTCCCGGTGATCCTTCCGCGCAACAGCGACGCGCTGTTCCTCATCCAGCGGCTCCGCGACGAGGCGCACCGGTTCGCGATCACGTACCAGCGGGCGCGCCGCAAGCGCGACATCGGGACGGTGCTGGGCGAGATCCCGGGCCTCGGCCCGTCGCGGGTGAAGGAGCTGCTCAAGCACTTCGGCTCGGTCGCCCAGCTGCGCAAGGCCACGCCCGAGCAGATCGCCGAGGTGCGCGGGGTCGGTCCGACCCTCGCGACGGCGATCTTCGAGCGGCTCGCGGAGGGCGGCAGTCGCTAG
- the rapZ gene encoding RNase adapter RapZ, whose amino-acid sequence MATDGDTVAKNAEQQEVLIVTGMSGAGRSTVANALEDLDWYVVDNLPPQMLRPLIELANRAESGLPRIAAVVDVRGRNFFVDLRDMIQSLREGTKVRVLFLEASDAVLVRRFEQVRRPHPLQGDGTILDGISAERTRLREIRESSDIIVDTTDLNIHQLATNITDTFAAEDAADVQVTVMSFGFKYGLPADADMVADARFLPNPFWNPELRPHTGLEEIVSDYVLAQDGADEFIQGYVSALRPIMSGYQRENKRHALIAIGCTGGKHRSVAIAEELAARLRSFPGLSVNTKHRDLGRE is encoded by the coding sequence ATGGCCACCGACGGCGACACAGTCGCGAAAAACGCCGAGCAGCAGGAAGTCCTCATCGTCACCGGGATGTCGGGCGCCGGCCGCTCGACGGTCGCCAATGCGCTGGAGGACCTCGACTGGTACGTCGTGGACAACCTCCCGCCGCAGATGCTGCGCCCGCTGATCGAGCTCGCCAACAGGGCCGAATCGGGGCTGCCGCGTATCGCCGCGGTCGTCGACGTCCGGGGGCGCAACTTCTTCGTCGATCTGCGCGACATGATCCAGAGCCTGCGCGAGGGCACCAAGGTGCGCGTGCTGTTCCTGGAGGCGTCCGATGCCGTGCTCGTCCGCCGGTTCGAGCAGGTGCGCAGGCCGCACCCGCTGCAGGGTGACGGCACGATCCTCGACGGCATCTCGGCGGAGCGTACGCGGCTGCGCGAGATCCGGGAGTCGAGCGACATCATCGTCGACACCACCGACCTCAACATCCACCAGCTCGCGACCAACATCACCGACACCTTCGCGGCCGAGGACGCGGCCGACGTGCAGGTGACGGTGATGAGCTTCGGGTTCAAGTACGGGCTCCCCGCCGACGCCGACATGGTCGCCGACGCGCGCTTCCTGCCCAACCCGTTCTGGAATCCCGAACTGCGGCCGCACACGGGCCTCGAGGAGATCGTCAGCGACTACGTGCTCGCGCAGGACGGCGCCGACGAGTTCATCCAGGGATACGTCTCGGCGCTCCGCCCGATCATGTCCGGCTACCAGCGCGAGAACAAACGGCACGCTCTGATCGCGATAGGCTGCACTGGCGGAAAGCACCGGTCCGTCGCGATTGCGGAAGAGCTCGCGGCGCGGTTGCGGAGTTTCCCCGGTCTGTCGGTCAACACCAAGCACCGCGACCTCGGCCGTGAATGA
- a CDS encoding phosphoglycerate kinase, with amino-acid sequence MTLRTLDSLGSLAGKRVVVRCDLNVPLDGSKITDDGRVRASIPTLNALINQGAKVVVISHLGRPEGAPDAKYSLAPVAQRLSELLGAPVTFAKDTVGGGAEEAVNGLDDGDVALLENLRFNPGETSKDEAERRAFAEKLAAFGDAFVSDGFGVVHRKQASVYELAQLLPSAAGTLIQAELEVLDRLTENPERPYAVVLGGSKVSDKLGVIGHLLPKVNSLLIGGGMLFTFLAAKGLKVGSSLLEADQIDTVKGYLAKAEELGVELVLPRDVVVASKFGADAEHVVRPVDAIEDTDWGDKGLGLDIGPETAELFSEYVRGARTVFWNGPMGVFELAPFAAGTKAVAQALTEVDGLSVVGGGDSAAAVRALGFRDDQFGHISTGGGASLEFLEGKRLPGLEVLGWQQ; translated from the coding sequence GTGACGCTCCGCACTCTCGACTCACTCGGTTCGCTCGCCGGCAAGCGGGTCGTCGTCCGCTGTGATCTCAACGTGCCCCTCGATGGCTCGAAGATCACGGACGACGGTCGCGTGCGAGCGTCGATTCCCACGCTGAACGCCCTGATCAACCAGGGCGCGAAGGTGGTCGTGATCTCCCACCTGGGACGCCCCGAGGGCGCCCCGGATGCGAAGTACAGCCTGGCGCCGGTCGCCCAGCGGCTCTCGGAGCTGCTGGGCGCGCCGGTGACCTTCGCCAAGGACACCGTCGGCGGCGGTGCCGAGGAGGCCGTGAACGGCCTCGACGACGGCGACGTCGCCCTGCTGGAGAACCTCCGGTTCAACCCGGGGGAGACCTCGAAGGACGAGGCGGAGCGCCGTGCCTTCGCCGAGAAGCTGGCCGCCTTCGGCGACGCCTTCGTCTCGGACGGCTTCGGCGTCGTGCACCGCAAGCAGGCGAGCGTCTACGAGCTCGCCCAGCTGCTGCCGAGCGCGGCCGGGACGCTGATCCAGGCCGAGCTCGAGGTGCTCGACCGTCTGACCGAGAACCCGGAGCGTCCCTACGCGGTCGTCCTCGGCGGATCAAAGGTCTCGGACAAGCTCGGCGTCATCGGTCACCTGCTCCCCAAGGTGAACTCGCTGCTGATCGGCGGCGGGATGCTGTTCACCTTCCTGGCGGCCAAGGGCCTGAAGGTCGGGTCGAGCCTCCTCGAGGCCGACCAGATCGACACCGTGAAGGGCTACCTGGCGAAGGCCGAGGAGCTCGGCGTGGAGCTGGTCCTCCCGCGCGATGTCGTGGTGGCCTCGAAGTTCGGCGCCGACGCGGAGCACGTGGTGCGCCCGGTCGACGCGATCGAGGACACCGACTGGGGCGACAAGGGCCTGGGGCTCGACATCGGCCCGGAGACCGCCGAGCTGTTCTCGGAGTACGTCCGCGGAGCGCGCACGGTGTTCTGGAACGGCCCGATGGGCGTGTTCGAGCTGGCGCCGTTCGCGGCGGGCACGAAGGCGGTCGCGCAGGCTCTCACCGAGGTCGACGGCCTGAGCGTCGTCGGAGGTGGCGACTCCGCAGCGGCCGTGCGTGCGCTCGGATTCCGCGACGACCAGTTCGGTCACATCTCGACGGGCGGAGGCGCGAGCCTCGAGTTCCTCGAAGGCAAGCGACTCCCCGGACTGGAGGTCCTCGGATGGCAGCAGTGA
- a CDS encoding superoxide dismutase: protein MADYTLPDLPYDYSALEPNISGRIMELHHDKHHKTYVDGANTALAKLAEARDADDLTYVNKLEKDLAFNLAGHVNHTVFWNNLSPDGGDKPVGELAAAIDEFFGSFDKFRAHFTASALGIQGSGWSILAWDSLGQKLIIEQLYDHQGNLAAATVPLLMLDMWEHAFYLDYVNVKADYVKAFWNITNWGDVNDRFVRAREKTAGLLLLS from the coding sequence ATGGCTGACTACACGCTGCCGGACCTTCCGTACGACTACTCGGCTCTTGAGCCGAACATCAGCGGCCGGATCATGGAGCTGCACCACGACAAGCACCACAAGACGTACGTCGACGGCGCGAACACCGCCCTCGCGAAGCTGGCCGAGGCGCGCGACGCCGACGACCTGACCTACGTCAACAAGCTCGAGAAGGACCTCGCGTTCAACCTCGCCGGCCACGTCAACCACACCGTGTTCTGGAACAACCTCTCCCCGGACGGCGGCGACAAGCCGGTCGGCGAGCTGGCCGCAGCGATCGACGAGTTCTTCGGGTCGTTCGACAAGTTCCGCGCCCACTTCACGGCGTCGGCGCTCGGCATCCAGGGCTCCGGCTGGTCGATCCTGGCCTGGGACTCGCTCGGGCAGAAGCTCATCATCGAGCAGCTGTACGACCACCAGGGCAACCTCGCCGCGGCGACCGTCCCGCTCCTCATGCTCGACATGTGGGAGCACGCCTTCTACCTCGACTATGTCAACGTGAAGGCCGACTACGTGAAGGCGTTCTGGAACATCACCAACTGGGGCGATGTCAATGACCGCTTCGTCCGCGCGCGCGAGAAGACCGCGGGTCTGCTGCTACTGTCGTAG
- the gap gene encoding type I glyceraldehyde-3-phosphate dehydrogenase, translating to MSVKIGINGFGRIGRNYLRAALAKGSDLEVVAVNDLTDNKTLAHLLKYDSITGRLDATVELDGDNIVVNGNPIKVLAERDPANLGWGDLGVDIVIESTGRFTKADDARKHIEAGAKKVIISAPATGEDATFVMGVNEHLYDPASHNIISNASCTTNCLAPLAKVFNDEFGIERGLMTTVHAYTADQNLQDGPHSDLRRARAAAINIVPTSTGAAKAIGLVLPELKGKLDGFALRVPVPTGSITDLTVTASRPVTVDEVKAAYKKAAEGPLKGILKYTEDEIVSSDIVSDPHSSIFDSGLLRVIGDQVKLSSWYDNEWGYSNRLVDLTEYVAERL from the coding sequence GTGTCCGTAAAGATCGGAATCAACGGGTTCGGTCGCATTGGTCGTAACTACCTGCGCGCCGCCCTGGCGAAGGGCAGCGACCTCGAGGTCGTCGCGGTGAACGACCTCACCGACAACAAGACGCTCGCACACCTGCTCAAGTACGACTCCATCACGGGCCGTCTCGACGCGACGGTGGAGCTCGACGGCGACAACATCGTCGTCAACGGCAACCCGATCAAGGTCCTCGCGGAGCGCGACCCCGCCAACCTCGGCTGGGGCGACCTGGGCGTCGACATCGTCATCGAGTCGACCGGCCGCTTCACCAAGGCCGACGACGCGCGCAAGCACATCGAGGCGGGCGCCAAGAAGGTCATCATCTCGGCTCCGGCCACCGGCGAGGACGCCACGTTCGTCATGGGCGTGAACGAGCACCTGTACGACCCGGCGTCGCACAACATCATCTCCAACGCGTCCTGCACCACGAACTGCCTCGCGCCGCTCGCCAAGGTGTTCAACGACGAGTTCGGCATCGAGCGCGGTCTGATGACCACGGTCCACGCCTACACCGCCGACCAGAACCTCCAGGACGGCCCGCACTCCGACCTGCGCCGCGCCCGCGCCGCCGCGATCAACATCGTCCCGACCTCCACTGGTGCGGCGAAGGCCATCGGCCTCGTCCTGCCGGAGCTCAAGGGCAAGCTCGACGGCTTCGCGCTCCGCGTCCCGGTCCCCACCGGCTCCATCACCGACCTCACGGTCACCGCTTCGCGTCCGGTCACGGTCGACGAGGTCAAGGCGGCCTACAAGAAGGCGGCGGAGGGCCCGCTGAAGGGCATCCTCAAGTACACGGAGGACGAGATCGTCTCCTCCGACATCGTCTCCGACCCGCACTCCTCGATCTTCGACTCGGGTCTGCTGCGCGTCATCGGAGACCAGGTGAAGCTCTCGAGCTGGTACGACAACGAGTGGGGCTACTCCAACCGTCTCGTCGACCTGACCGAGTACGTCGCCGAGCGCCTCTAA
- the tpiA gene encoding triose-phosphate isomerase: MAAVSPTVRRVPLIAGNWKMNLDHLQAIAFVQKLAWTLKDANHDFSAVEVAVFPPFTDLRSVQTLVAADKLPLAFGGQDVSEHESGAYTGEISAAFLAALESRYVIIGHSERRTLHAETDEQVAGKVAAALKHNIAPIICVGETAEDLETHGASAVPVAQLRAALSRVDSAADFVVAYEPVWAIGSGQAATPEQAEQVAAALRAVIAEVLGDDVAAKTRILYGGSVKSGNIAGFMREPNVDGALVGGASLDVNEFAAIVRYQKHVGL; the protein is encoded by the coding sequence ATGGCAGCAGTGAGCCCCACGGTGCGGCGCGTCCCGCTCATCGCCGGCAACTGGAAGATGAACCTGGACCACCTCCAGGCGATCGCGTTCGTGCAGAAGCTCGCGTGGACGCTGAAGGACGCCAACCACGACTTCTCGGCGGTGGAGGTGGCGGTCTTCCCGCCGTTCACCGACCTGCGGAGCGTGCAGACGCTGGTGGCGGCCGACAAGCTGCCGCTCGCCTTCGGCGGACAGGACGTCTCGGAGCACGAGTCGGGTGCGTACACCGGCGAGATCTCGGCCGCGTTCCTCGCGGCCCTGGAGTCGCGGTACGTCATCATCGGTCACTCGGAGCGGCGCACGCTGCACGCCGAGACCGACGAGCAGGTCGCCGGAAAGGTGGCCGCCGCGCTGAAGCACAACATCGCCCCGATCATCTGCGTCGGCGAGACGGCGGAAGACCTCGAGACCCACGGCGCGAGCGCCGTGCCGGTCGCGCAGCTCCGCGCCGCGCTGTCGCGCGTCGACTCGGCCGCCGACTTCGTCGTGGCGTACGAGCCGGTCTGGGCCATCGGCTCCGGCCAGGCGGCGACGCCCGAGCAGGCGGAGCAGGTGGCGGCTGCGCTGCGTGCGGTCATCGCCGAGGTGCTGGGCGACGATGTCGCGGCCAAGACGCGCATCCTCTACGGTGGTTCGGTGAAGTCGGGCAACATCGCCGGCTTCATGCGCGAGCCGAATGTGGACGGCGCCCTGGTCGGCGGTGCGAGCCTCGACGTGAACGAGTTCGCCGCGATCGTCCGGTATCAGAAGCACGTCGGTCTCTGA
- a CDS encoding RNA polymerase-binding protein RbpA: MASGGSAIRGSRVGAGPMGEQDRGFHADRVAISYWDALGNETVRYFAANLPEEEIPDIIDSPSTGLPAGRDKENPPSVAKTEPYKTHLAYVKERRSEEEAEQLLEDALNQLRARRGRPTTN; this comes from the coding sequence ATGGCATCCGGAGGCAGTGCAATCCGCGGCTCGCGCGTCGGCGCGGGTCCCATGGGCGAGCAGGACCGCGGTTTCCACGCGGACCGCGTCGCGATCTCGTACTGGGACGCTCTCGGCAACGAGACGGTCCGCTACTTCGCGGCGAACCTCCCCGAGGAGGAGATCCCCGACATCATCGACTCGCCGTCGACCGGTCTCCCGGCCGGCCGCGACAAGGAGAACCCGCCGTCGGTCGCGAAGACGGAGCCCTACAAGACGCACCTCGCGTACGTGAAGGAGCGCCGCAGCGAAGAGGAGGCGGAGCAGCTGCTCGAGGACGCCCTCAACCAGCTGCGCGCCCGTCGGGGTCGTCCGACCACGAACTGA
- the whiA gene encoding DNA-binding protein WhiA: MALTADVKDELTKVEVSKTTVRAAELATILRFSGGLHLIGGRIAVESELDTPELARRVRKDLAELYGVRSEVSVISASGLRRSSQYLVRVLEGGETLARQTGLLDARRRPIRGLPNRLTTGSRDELAAVWRGAFLAHGSLTDPGRSAALEVTCPGNEAAMALVGAAGRLGIAAKAREVRGVHRVVIRDGEAISAMLVAMGALQTVTNWEELRQRREVRANANRLVNFDDANLRRSAQAAVAACARVERALEILGPDVPQHLRYAGELRLAHRDSSLDELGHHADPPMTKDAVAGRIRRLLAMADKRASDLGIPGTEASLPADLDEV, from the coding sequence TTGGCTCTCACCGCCGACGTCAAGGACGAGCTCACGAAGGTCGAGGTCAGCAAGACCACGGTCCGGGCAGCAGAACTGGCCACCATCCTCCGGTTCTCGGGCGGTCTGCACCTCATCGGCGGCCGGATCGCGGTCGAGAGCGAACTCGACACCCCGGAACTCGCCCGGCGGGTGCGGAAAGACCTCGCCGAGCTGTACGGCGTCCGCAGCGAGGTCTCCGTCATCTCCGCGTCCGGGCTGCGTCGCAGCAGCCAGTACCTCGTCCGCGTGCTCGAGGGCGGCGAGACGCTCGCCCGGCAGACCGGCCTGCTGGATGCGCGGCGCCGCCCGATCCGCGGCCTCCCGAACCGCCTGACCACCGGCTCCCGCGACGAGCTCGCCGCCGTCTGGCGTGGAGCATTCCTCGCCCACGGCTCGCTCACCGATCCGGGCCGCTCCGCCGCCCTCGAGGTGACCTGCCCCGGCAACGAGGCCGCCATGGCGCTCGTCGGCGCCGCCGGCCGCCTGGGCATCGCGGCCAAGGCCCGAGAGGTGCGCGGCGTGCACCGCGTCGTCATCCGCGACGGCGAGGCCATCAGCGCCATGCTCGTCGCGATGGGCGCCCTCCAGACCGTCACCAACTGGGAGGAGCTGCGGCAGCGCCGTGAGGTGCGCGCCAACGCCAACCGCCTGGTCAACTTCGACGACGCCAACCTGCGCCGCTCGGCCCAGGCCGCCGTCGCCGCGTGCGCGCGCGTGGAGCGGGCGCTCGAGATCCTCGGTCCCGACGTCCCGCAGCACCTGCGCTACGCGGGGGAGCTGCGTCTCGCCCACCGCGACTCCAGCCTGGACGAGCTGGGTCACCACGCCGACCCGCCCATGACCAAGGACGCGGTCGCCGGCCGCATCCGCCGCCTGCTCGCGATGGCGGACAAGCGCGCGAGCGACCTCGGCATCCCCGGCACGGAGGCGAGCCTCCCCGCCGATCTGGACGAGGTGTAA
- the secG gene encoding preprotein translocase subunit SecG, protein MLILQVVLQVLLGITSLLLTLLILLHKGRGGGLSDMFGGGVTSNLGASGVAERNLNRITVILGLIWITCIVVLGLITKFSA, encoded by the coding sequence GTGCTGATTCTCCAGGTCGTCCTGCAGGTGCTGCTCGGCATCACCAGCCTCCTGCTGACGCTGCTCATCCTGCTGCACAAGGGTCGCGGCGGCGGTCTGTCCGACATGTTCGGCGGCGGCGTCACGTCCAACCTGGGTGCGTCGGGTGTCGCCGAGCGCAACCTGAACCGCATCACCGTGATCCTGGGTCTGATCTGGATCACCTGCATCGTCGTGCTCGGTCTGATCACGAAGTTCAGCGCGTAA